The Natrinema amylolyticum genome includes the window TCGCGCGGGCCACGACGCGACTCCGCTTTCACGCGTTCTTCGCGATCACGGGCGCGATTGCGGGGGTTTCTCAGGTCGTTCTGACGGGCGTCCTCGCGGCGATGCCGTTCGTCCCCGTCGCGCCGACGTCCGTCCTCGGGGCCAGCGGTGCTGTCTTCGCCCTGCTGGGGTATCTCGTCGCGTCGAACCGCCTCTCGACGGGCCTGGCCTCGTTCGTGGCCGTCCCGAACTGGCTGGCGCTGCTCGTTTTCGTCGGCCTCGCGGTCGCGGTCACCCTCGCCACCGCCTCGCCCGGCGTCGCGCTGATCGCCCACTTCACCGGATTCCTGGTCGGGGCCGCCGGCGGCCGCGCTCGCGTCCTGGCCGTCGGCTCGAGCGCTCGGTAGAGACGGCCATATAGTTCTCAGACGACTGTGTAGCGGCGACTTACCGATATTCGGCCATCTCTCTCAGTTACGATCGTTCGACTCACGATTGTACTATTCGCATCCGTCGATCGGCGAGACAGTTCGGGGATAGTCCCCGTGGTGCCGTGTCTCGAGCCGTCCCCGAAACACAAGCTACAAATAGAAACCGGGGTTAGGAACGTGCGAGGGCTCGTAGATCAGTGGTAGATCGCTTCCTTCGCAAGGAAGAGGCCCCGGGTTCAAATCCCGGCGAGTCCATCCGTAAAAAAGTCGGTTCCGAAGGTGCCGAATTCGGTGCTCTCGGCCGCTTTTTCACCCCGATTTCTCGTCACACCCATCGTATAGAGCGATGGGTCTCGTCGGGAGTTCAGCACTGTCAGTGCTGCACCCCCTCACCGTCTACCGGTGAGACGAGTAAATCGGGGTGGTTCGCGTGAAGTCGCTGGACGAACTTCTCGCCGATATCGATCCGGATGAACTCGAGAGTCGGGTGTGGACTCATCCGGAGCCACGTACCTCTCGAGAGTTCACGTGTCCGGAGTGTGAAGCGCGCTGTACCCGGTTGATCAACAAGGACGGGGAGGCCGGCCATGCGAGAGGGTGTTCCCGTCGGATGCAACGGACGGGCT containing:
- a CDS encoding rhomboid family intramembrane serine protease codes for the protein MARRLRSRTRSELDVRSDADGDGGAATGSGSPILEVLVVFAVVFVAQGITTFAGVMGTFFVLAPPLTTNPWTVVTSVYAHSGLGHLVSNTIALIVFGWPVARATTRLRFHAFFAITGAIAGVSQVVLTGVLAAMPFVPVAPTSVLGASGAVFALLGYLVASNRLSTGLASFVAVPNWLALLVFVGLAVAVTLATASPGVALIAHFTGFLVGAAGGRARVLAVGSSAR